In the genome of Labeo rohita strain BAU-BD-2019 chromosome 24, IGBB_LRoh.1.0, whole genome shotgun sequence, one region contains:
- the si:dkey-118j18.2 gene encoding uncharacterized protein si:dkey-118j18.2, translating into MELYWYIVVIIFIMIKIFFYICWYRSRQRQLAAYLSNPRNAQIVIVGGRAYLHQICERQNTSIWPNWYGVQDDGSVGEPSASLPPSSSLSHLDMPPPYEAVSGANDLKPPPYSEYAQNDDTDASLSIAIPDSNDSSGISDAPPPYTPSVTSPTNQQADSNSQSQLEGRSS; encoded by the exons ATGGAGCTGTACTGGTACAT AGTCgtcataatatttattatgattaagATCTTCTTCTACATCTGCTGGTATCGCTCAAGGCAAAGACAGCTGGCTGCGTACCTCAGCAATCCCCGAAACGCTCAGATCGTCATTGTTGGAGGACGAGCGTACCTGCACCAGATCTGTGAGAGGCAAAAT ACATCAATCTGGCCCAATTGGTACGGAGTTCAGGACGACGGCTCGGTGGGCGAACCCTCCGCCTCTCTTCCACCATCATCCTCGCTTTCTCATCTGGACATGCCTCCTCCATATGAGGCGGTGTCTGGAG CAAATGACCTGAAGCCTCCACCGTACAGCGAGTACGCTCAAAACGATGACACCGACGCATCCCTGAGCATCGCCATCCCGGACAGCAACGATTCCAGTGGAATCAGCGATGCCCCGCCCCCTTACACACCCAGCGTCACATCTCCAACCAATCAGCAAGCAGATAGCAACAGTCAATCACAGCTGGAGGGAAGGTCAAGTTAG
- the timm21 gene encoding mitochondrial import inner membrane translocase subunit Tim21-like: MMYSYTVFRIGRTTNCVQHMLKRVHVRLPQQILALHTQRPVFQTNRCPAAKWTFYPSCSLYTGVHFCSKNNGQKDTDQVSVSRSSRSPPSPSATQKVKQAGKDFTYLIVVLIGLGVTGGLLYVVFQELFSSSSPSKIYGKAFERCRSHPEVIGVFGEPIKGYGETSRRGRRQQVSHVEYIKDGLKYMRLKFYIEGSEPGLRGTVHSESKENPETGKYEFRYIFVDIDTYPRRTIVIEDNR; the protein is encoded by the exons ATGATGTATTCGTATACAGTATTCAGAATCGGAAGAACGACAAATTGTGTGCAGCACATGTTAAAACGTGTGCATGTCAGATTACCACAACAGATTTTAGCTTTACACACACAACGACCTGTTTTTCAAACAAACCGATGTCCTGCGGCCAAATGGACTTTTTATCCCTCTTGCTCGCTTTACACAGGAGTTCATTTCTGTAGTAAGAACAATGGGCAGAAGGACACTGACCAGGTGTCAGTTTCCAGAAGTTCACGTTCACCTCCAAGCCCGTCTGCAACACAGAAAG TCAAACAAGCTGGAAAAGATTTCACCTATTTGATTGTGGTGCTCATTGGACTCGGTGTAACAG GTGGACTGCTGTATGTGGTCTTTCAAGAGCTGTTTTCCTCTTCAAGCCCAAGCAAAATTTATGGAAAAGCATTTGAGAGGTGCAGATCTCACCCAGAG GTAATTGGAGTTTTCGGAGAGCCCATTAAAGGTTATGGAGAAACCAGTCGGCGTGGAAGAAGACAACAAGTCAG TCATGTCGAGTACATTAAGGATGGACTCAAGTACATGCGGCTGAAATTTTACATTGAGGGATCTGAGCCAGGATTACGAGGAACGGTTCATTCTGAATCAAAGGAG AATCCTGAGACTGGAAAATATGAATTCAGGTACATCTTTGTAGACATAGACACGTATCCCAGGAGGACAATCGTCATTGAAGACAACAGATAA